A stretch of the Perca fluviatilis chromosome 17, GENO_Pfluv_1.0, whole genome shotgun sequence genome encodes the following:
- the fsd1l gene encoding FSD1-like protein isoform X3: protein MMDTQKEALCRIISTLANKNEELQTFLETVDNTLTGLQEESCSVMSELEAELEQLSSALEERGAWLRDVIKEEKQRKEAELQKQLSEGKSAVLSCEELLEFANQTLTITNEEEFLKAAKQIKERITMAPAFRLTTRPAVSENMSQFTVDFSAERAGLQRLHFLSVPGAPEIDVSGCLVCDNTVRVAWQPASEADGEGEVGRIEHYELEYRKTNRESSLRAAGEACWEKIPDIRDTHVTISGLKFDSRFVIVRVRARNKAAAGEFSEPVTLETRAYNFGLEAATAHAELQVRGDTVTWEPQGVKGHDPRLRGKENKSSSRSATPSPNKTAGNRAGRDRFAGESYTVLGDQEMTGGCHYWELRPLADWKSFSVGVANRATLGRFDQLGKSSGSWCLHASQWLQSSLAAKHNNRAKALDWPLPQRIGIYCDYDNGDLSFVDVDRLHLLHSFKTKFSQPLVPAFTVWCGGITITTGLQVPSFMGNFLSTNRSLSNLSQ from the exons ATGATGGACACTCAGAAG GAAGCTCTGTGCCGGATCATCAGCACGTTGGCCAATAAGAATGAAGAGCTCCAAACCTTCCTGGAAACAGTCGACAACACACTGACGGGACTGCAG GAGGAGTCGTGTTCGGTGATGTCAGAGCTGGAGGCGGAGCTCGAGCAGCTAAGCTCTGCCTTGGAGGAGAGGGGGGCGTGGCTTCGTGACGTCATTAAAGAGGAGAAGCAGAGGAAAGAGGCAGAGCTTCAG aAGCAACTGTCGGAGGGAAAGTCGGCTGTTTTGTCGTGTGAAGAACTGCTCGAGTTCGCCAATCAGACGCTGACGATTACCAACGAAGAAGAGTTCCTGAAG gCTGCAAAACAAATCAAAGAAAG GATAACAATGGCTCCAGCGTTCCGGCTGACGACTCGTCCGGCGGTTTCGGAGAACATGTCTCAGTTTACCGTCGACTTCAGCGCCGAGAGGGCAGGGCTTCAGCGACTTCACTTCCTGTCTG TTCCCGGAGCTCCAGAGATCGACGTCTCCGGCTGCCTTGTCTGTGACAACACAGTCAGGGTTGCCTGGCAACCGGCCAGCGAGGCTGATGGCGAGGGCGAGGTCGGACGAATCGAACACTATGAACTCGAATACCGAAAAACAAACCGTGAAAGCTCGCTGAGAGCCGCAGGAGAGGCATGCTGGGAAAAAATCCCCGacatcagagacacacatgtCACCATCTCAG GTCTGAAGTTTGACTCCCGCTTCGTCATCGTTCGAGTTAGAGCGAGAAACAAAGCAGCTGCTGGCGAGTTCTCTGAGCCTGTCACCTTGGAAACCAGAG CGTATAACTTTGGGTTGGAGGCGGCGACAGCGCACGCGGAGCTGCAGGTTCGGGGCGACACGGTGACCTGGGAGCCTcagggggtcaaaggtcacgaCCCCCGcctgagaggaaaagagaacaaAAGCAG CAGCAGAAGCGCCACGCCGTCGCCCAATAAGACGGCAGGAAATCGAGCCGGACGCGACCGATTTGCCGGAGAGTCGTACACTGTGCTCG GCGACCAGGAGATGACTGGCGGCTGTCACTACTGGGAGCTCCGGCCCCTCGCTGACTGGAAGTCCTTCAGTGTGGGCGTGGCCAATCGGGCCACCCTGGGCCGCTTCGACCAATTAGGGAAGAGTTCTGGGTCCTGGTGTCTCCATGCCAGCCAATGGCTGCAGAGCTCACTCGCCGCCAAACACAACAACCGAGCCAAGGCCCTCGATTGGCCGCTGCCGCAACGAATTGGAATCTACTGCGACTATGACAACG GAGATCTATCGTTCGTCGATGTTGATCGACTTCATCTTCTTCACTCCTTCAAAACAAAGTTCAGCCAACCACTCGTCCCCGCCTTCACC GTTTGGTGTGGTGGTATCACCATAACGACGGGCCTCCAGGTGCCGAGCTTCATGGGTAATTTCCTCTCCACCAATCGGAGCCTCAGCAACCTGTCGCAGTAG
- the fsd1l gene encoding FSD1-like protein isoform X2 — protein MMDTQKEALCRIISTLANKNEELQTFLETVDNTLTGLQEESCSVMSELEAELEQLSSALEERGAWLRDVIKEEKQRKEAELQKQLSEGKSAVLSCEELLEFANQTLTITNEEEFLKAAKQIKERITMAPAFRLTTRPAVSENMSQFTVDFSAERAGLQRLHFLSVPGAPEIDVSGCLVCDNTVRVAWQPASEADGEGEVGRIEHYELEYRKTNRESSLRAAGEACWEKIPDIRDTHVTISGLKFDSRFVIVRVRARNKAAAGEFSEPVTLETRAYNFGLEAATAHAELQVRGDTVTWEPQGVKGHDPRLRGKENKSSRSATPSPNKTAGNRAGRDRFAGESYTVLGDQEMTGGCHYWELRPLADWKSFSVGVANRATLGRFDQLGKSSGSWCLHASQWLQSSLAAKHNNRAKALDWPLPQRIGIYCDYDNGDLSFVDVDRLHLLHSFKTKFSQPLVPAFTVCTTLLFPNIPHYYPIFPIIIQYSPIFSGIHQYYPLLPNITEWSPLLPDIPHYYQIFPNITQYFSFNSTLINNKY, from the exons ATGATGGACACTCAGAAG GAAGCTCTGTGCCGGATCATCAGCACGTTGGCCAATAAGAATGAAGAGCTCCAAACCTTCCTGGAAACAGTCGACAACACACTGACGGGACTGCAG GAGGAGTCGTGTTCGGTGATGTCAGAGCTGGAGGCGGAGCTCGAGCAGCTAAGCTCTGCCTTGGAGGAGAGGGGGGCGTGGCTTCGTGACGTCATTAAAGAGGAGAAGCAGAGGAAAGAGGCAGAGCTTCAG aAGCAACTGTCGGAGGGAAAGTCGGCTGTTTTGTCGTGTGAAGAACTGCTCGAGTTCGCCAATCAGACGCTGACGATTACCAACGAAGAAGAGTTCCTGAAG gCTGCAAAACAAATCAAAGAAAG GATAACAATGGCTCCAGCGTTCCGGCTGACGACTCGTCCGGCGGTTTCGGAGAACATGTCTCAGTTTACCGTCGACTTCAGCGCCGAGAGGGCAGGGCTTCAGCGACTTCACTTCCTGTCTG TTCCCGGAGCTCCAGAGATCGACGTCTCCGGCTGCCTTGTCTGTGACAACACAGTCAGGGTTGCCTGGCAACCGGCCAGCGAGGCTGATGGCGAGGGCGAGGTCGGACGAATCGAACACTATGAACTCGAATACCGAAAAACAAACCGTGAAAGCTCGCTGAGAGCCGCAGGAGAGGCATGCTGGGAAAAAATCCCCGacatcagagacacacatgtCACCATCTCAG GTCTGAAGTTTGACTCCCGCTTCGTCATCGTTCGAGTTAGAGCGAGAAACAAAGCAGCTGCTGGCGAGTTCTCTGAGCCTGTCACCTTGGAAACCAGAG CGTATAACTTTGGGTTGGAGGCGGCGACAGCGCACGCGGAGCTGCAGGTTCGGGGCGACACGGTGACCTGGGAGCCTcagggggtcaaaggtcacgaCCCCCGcctgagaggaaaagagaacaaAAGCAG CAGAAGCGCCACGCCGTCGCCCAATAAGACGGCAGGAAATCGAGCCGGACGCGACCGATTTGCCGGAGAGTCGTACACTGTGCTCG GCGACCAGGAGATGACTGGCGGCTGTCACTACTGGGAGCTCCGGCCCCTCGCTGACTGGAAGTCCTTCAGTGTGGGCGTGGCCAATCGGGCCACCCTGGGCCGCTTCGACCAATTAGGGAAGAGTTCTGGGTCCTGGTGTCTCCATGCCAGCCAATGGCTGCAGAGCTCACTCGCCGCCAAACACAACAACCGAGCCAAGGCCCTCGATTGGCCGCTGCCGCAACGAATTGGAATCTACTGCGACTATGACAACG GAGATCTATCGTTCGTCGATGTTGATCGACTTCATCTTCTTCACTCCTTCAAAACAAAGTTCAGCCAACCACTCGTCCCCGCCTTCACCGTCTGTACCACGCTATTATTCCCCAATATTCCCCATTATTACCCAATATTCCCCATTATTATCCAGTATTCCCCAATATTCTCCGGTATTCACCAATATTACCCATTATTACCCAATATTACTGAATGGTCCCCATTATTACCCGATATTCCCCATTATTACCAAATATTCCCCAATAttacccaatatttcagtttcaaCTCCACGCtgattaataataaatattaa
- the fsd1l gene encoding FSD1-like protein isoform X1, with the protein MMDTQKEALCRIISTLANKNEELQTFLETVDNTLTGLQEESCSVMSELEAELEQLSSALEERGAWLRDVIKEEKQRKEAELQKQLSEGKSAVLSCEELLEFANQTLTITNEEEFLKAAKQIKERITMAPAFRLTTRPAVSENMSQFTVDFSAERAGLQRLHFLSVPGAPEIDVSGCLVCDNTVRVAWQPASEADGEGEVGRIEHYELEYRKTNRESSLRAAGEACWEKIPDIRDTHVTISGLKFDSRFVIVRVRARNKAAAGEFSEPVTLETRAYNFGLEAATAHAELQVRGDTVTWEPQGVKGHDPRLRGKENKSSSRSATPSPNKTAGNRAGRDRFAGESYTVLGDQEMTGGCHYWELRPLADWKSFSVGVANRATLGRFDQLGKSSGSWCLHASQWLQSSLAAKHNNRAKALDWPLPQRIGIYCDYDNGDLSFVDVDRLHLLHSFKTKFSQPLVPAFTVCTTLLFPNIPHYYPIFPIIIQYSPIFSGIHQYYPLLPNITEWSPLLPDIPHYYQIFPNITQYFSFNSTLINNKY; encoded by the exons ATGATGGACACTCAGAAG GAAGCTCTGTGCCGGATCATCAGCACGTTGGCCAATAAGAATGAAGAGCTCCAAACCTTCCTGGAAACAGTCGACAACACACTGACGGGACTGCAG GAGGAGTCGTGTTCGGTGATGTCAGAGCTGGAGGCGGAGCTCGAGCAGCTAAGCTCTGCCTTGGAGGAGAGGGGGGCGTGGCTTCGTGACGTCATTAAAGAGGAGAAGCAGAGGAAAGAGGCAGAGCTTCAG aAGCAACTGTCGGAGGGAAAGTCGGCTGTTTTGTCGTGTGAAGAACTGCTCGAGTTCGCCAATCAGACGCTGACGATTACCAACGAAGAAGAGTTCCTGAAG gCTGCAAAACAAATCAAAGAAAG GATAACAATGGCTCCAGCGTTCCGGCTGACGACTCGTCCGGCGGTTTCGGAGAACATGTCTCAGTTTACCGTCGACTTCAGCGCCGAGAGGGCAGGGCTTCAGCGACTTCACTTCCTGTCTG TTCCCGGAGCTCCAGAGATCGACGTCTCCGGCTGCCTTGTCTGTGACAACACAGTCAGGGTTGCCTGGCAACCGGCCAGCGAGGCTGATGGCGAGGGCGAGGTCGGACGAATCGAACACTATGAACTCGAATACCGAAAAACAAACCGTGAAAGCTCGCTGAGAGCCGCAGGAGAGGCATGCTGGGAAAAAATCCCCGacatcagagacacacatgtCACCATCTCAG GTCTGAAGTTTGACTCCCGCTTCGTCATCGTTCGAGTTAGAGCGAGAAACAAAGCAGCTGCTGGCGAGTTCTCTGAGCCTGTCACCTTGGAAACCAGAG CGTATAACTTTGGGTTGGAGGCGGCGACAGCGCACGCGGAGCTGCAGGTTCGGGGCGACACGGTGACCTGGGAGCCTcagggggtcaaaggtcacgaCCCCCGcctgagaggaaaagagaacaaAAGCAG CAGCAGAAGCGCCACGCCGTCGCCCAATAAGACGGCAGGAAATCGAGCCGGACGCGACCGATTTGCCGGAGAGTCGTACACTGTGCTCG GCGACCAGGAGATGACTGGCGGCTGTCACTACTGGGAGCTCCGGCCCCTCGCTGACTGGAAGTCCTTCAGTGTGGGCGTGGCCAATCGGGCCACCCTGGGCCGCTTCGACCAATTAGGGAAGAGTTCTGGGTCCTGGTGTCTCCATGCCAGCCAATGGCTGCAGAGCTCACTCGCCGCCAAACACAACAACCGAGCCAAGGCCCTCGATTGGCCGCTGCCGCAACGAATTGGAATCTACTGCGACTATGACAACG GAGATCTATCGTTCGTCGATGTTGATCGACTTCATCTTCTTCACTCCTTCAAAACAAAGTTCAGCCAACCACTCGTCCCCGCCTTCACCGTCTGTACCACGCTATTATTCCCCAATATTCCCCATTATTACCCAATATTCCCCATTATTATCCAGTATTCCCCAATATTCTCCGGTATTCACCAATATTACCCATTATTACCCAATATTACTGAATGGTCCCCATTATTACCCGATATTCCCCATTATTACCAAATATTCCCCAATAttacccaatatttcagtttcaaCTCCACGCtgattaataataaatattaa